In Clostridiisalibacter paucivorans DSM 22131, the genomic stretch TAAAATTAAATTTGAAGTCTATGACAATGATTTGATAGAAATTAATGGTAGCATGTATGAAGAAAAAGTAAATATATATTTAGTAAATATTTCTGATAATATTAAAACTCAATATTTAAAAACACATATTGCTACAAATGGAAATATAAAACCATTGGGCCAGATAAGATTGAAATAAATTATTTTATTATTTATTATGAAACTTGAGAAGGTATAAATATTGGTATATAATATTTTTGTATCCGTTAGAGACATTATAATCAAGGTTTCAGCTTTTAAACCACCTTTGAAGGTGGTACATTTTTGTTTAGGGAGGATTGATTGTGAATAATATTGTTATCGCTATAGATGGTCCAGCAGGATCAGGTAAAAGCACTATTGCAAAATTATTAGCTAAAAAACTCAATATAGAGTACATAGATACTGGTGCAATGTATAGAGCAATTACTCTTAAATTTTTAAGCAACAATATTGACTTAAGTGATAAAGAAAAAGTACTACAAATACTAGAGAATACAAAAATTGATTTTAAGGACAAACATATATTTCTTGACGATAAGATAGTAGATAATGAGATAAGAAAAAATTATATTAGTAAGAATGTTTCAGCTATAGCAAAAATAAAAGAGGTAAGATTAAAGCTTGTTAAAATCCAAAGATTCATTGCTATTAATAAAAGTATTGTCATGGATGGAAGAGATGTAGGCAGTTATGTATTGCCAAATGCTAATTACAAATTTTATATAACTGCATCTCCTGAAGAACGTGGCTTAAGAAGATATAAAGAATTAAAAGAAAAGAAAGAAAATGTCATTTTAAATAAAATAATAGAGGAAATAAAAAATAGAGATAGAATAGATAGTACAAGGGCATTTTCACCCTTAATTAAATCTGATGATGCAATTATAATTGATACTACTAATAAGTCTATAGAAATAGTATTAAAAGAAGTCATAGACCACATAAAAGAGGTGAAGTAGTTTATGCGATTTTATAATTTAGCTAGATTTTTAGCTAAAGTGGTACTAAAAATATTATATAAAGTTGAGATACATGGTTTAGAAAACATACCTAATAAAGGAAAAATTGTAATATGTTCAAATCATAGTAGTTTGTGGGATCCAGTTATAGTAGCAACATCAATATCAAGGCAAGTTTCTTTTATGGCTAAAAAGGAATTGTTTAATAATAAGATTCTCAAATCAATAATTTTGAAATTAGGTGCGTTCCCTGTAAACAGGAAAGGTGCTGATTTAAATGCTATAAAAACATCTTTGCGGATATTAAAAAAAGGAGGAGCATTAGGGATTTTTCCTGAAGGTACCAGAAATATAGAAGGTAAAAGAATAGATGCAAAACCTGGAACTGCTATGATTGGTATAAAATCGAGGACTCCAATAATACCAATGAGAATCATAACTAATTATAAATTTTTTAATACTATAAAAGTTTTCATTGGAAAACCAATATATTTGGAAAGATATTTTGGCCAAAAATTATCTATGGATAAATATTCTGAAATTAGTAATGAGATTATGAATAATATATATGGATTAGGTGATTAATATGAAAATTATTTTAGCTGAAAACTCTGGATTCTGTTTTGGTGTAAAAAAAGCTATAGATACCGCTATGGAATCATTAAAGAAAAATGATAATGCCTATTCATTAGGTGCTTTAATCCATAATAAACAGGTTATTAAAAAGCTTAATGATATGGGTCTTAGTGTTATTGAAGATTTGTCTAATATTAAACAAGGTAAACTCATAATTAGGTCTCATGGTGTACCTCTAAGTTTGTACTCAAAGGTTAAAAATAAAGATATAGATATAATAGATTCTACTTGTCCCTTTGTTAGAAAAATACAAAACAAAGTAAATAAATACAGTAAAGAAAATTATAAAATTGTTATAATAGGGAATCCTATTCATCCAGAAGTTATTGGAATCAATGGTTGGTGTAACAATGAAGCTTATATAGTTAATTCTCAAGAAGATATTGAACATATAAAAAAATGTGATAAAATATGTATTGTAGCACAAACTACTATGACTCAGGAAAAATTTGAGAACTTATCTTATTTAATATCACAGAAAGCAAATGAGTCTAAAGTGTTTAATACTATTTGTAGTGCTACTAGACTAAGACAAGAGTCTTGTTTTGAAGTATCAAAAATGGTAGATGCAATGATTGTAATTGGAGGATATCATAGCTCCAATACACAAAAACTTGCTGAGATAAGTAGAAGAAATTGTTCTAATACATATCATATTGAGACGATTGATGATCTACCATTACAAAAAATTAAAAAATACAAAACAATAGGAATAACAGCAGGTGCATCTACGCCTGACTGGATTATTAAGGAGGTTGTAAACACATTGAGTAATA encodes the following:
- the cmk gene encoding (d)CMP kinase — protein: MNNIVIAIDGPAGSGKSTIAKLLAKKLNIEYIDTGAMYRAITLKFLSNNIDLSDKEKVLQILENTKIDFKDKHIFLDDKIVDNEIRKNYISKNVSAIAKIKEVRLKLVKIQRFIAINKSIVMDGRDVGSYVLPNANYKFYITASPEERGLRRYKELKEKKENVILNKIIEEIKNRDRIDSTRAFSPLIKSDDAIIIDTTNKSIEIVLKEVIDHIKEVK
- a CDS encoding lysophospholipid acyltransferase family protein, whose product is MRFYNLARFLAKVVLKILYKVEIHGLENIPNKGKIVICSNHSSLWDPVIVATSISRQVSFMAKKELFNNKILKSIILKLGAFPVNRKGADLNAIKTSLRILKKGGALGIFPEGTRNIEGKRIDAKPGTAMIGIKSRTPIIPMRIITNYKFFNTIKVFIGKPIYLERYFGQKLSMDKYSEISNEIMNNIYGLGD